TTCTCCACAGTCCTCTTAATATATTTATGTATGAGGGATACTGCATGAAGCGCTAAAGCGTCGCTTATCGGTTCATGGCATGTGGCAGAATAAGCCTCAACGGCATGAGTAAGGGCATCAACACCTGTAGAGGCTGTAACTGATGGCGGCATACTTACAGTAAGCCCAGGGTCCACCAGGGCCACCTTAGCCGCAATCAAGGGCGACTTAACAGTAAACTTGAAATTTCTTTCCGTATCGGTTATGACAGATGAAAATGTAATCTCACTACCCGTACCTGCCGTTGTAGGTACTGTAACAAGTGGCGGCACTGGATTCTTTACCTTGCCCTTCCCCTGATATTCCTTTATATCCCCACCATTGGTTAAAACTACACCGATGGACTTGGCAGCATCTATCACACTGCCACCTCCGAGAGCAATCAATCCATCGGCCTTAAAGTCTGCCGAAATCCTGGCACCCTCCATGACATTTCGGTCTTTTGGGTTAGGCTCAATCCCATCAAAGAACACAGATTCAACGTCACTTTTGCCCAGTATGCCCTCCACTCTATCAGGTATATCCGTATTCATTATTCCTCTGTCAGTTATGACCACAGGCCGTCTGATTCCCAGGCTTACACATATTTCCCCCAGTTTAGTTAGTGAGTCAACACCATACTCTATCCTCGTTGGAAGTTCAAAGCTGAATGAATTAAAAAGATCCATGATAATTCCCCCTTATCACATAGTATACCACATTCATTGCTGTGAAAAAGACAGGATCTTATAAGTTTACAACCCGATAATATTAATAAAAGGTCACATTGTCAGGAACTATAGGGACAGTGATAGGAGGCAGACTATTTGCAAGATTTGCAAACAGGGTGAACGGAGCTGTTCTGAAAAGGGTTGTTGGTACAGCCTTTAGGTTATTTGGGGTTATGATGTTGATCGATCTTGGAAAATAAATACAGGCATACATCCTGTTTATATGTATGCCCGTAGCAGTCAGTTATTTACAACCAGAATTTGTCACCGTCCAGGTAATGGAACACCATTGCACCAGCACCTACTACACCTGCGTCATTACCCAGTTGTGCCATTGTAATCCTGCATACCTGCTTAGATACATCTAAGGCATACCTTTGATATGCTTCAAATGCAGGCTTGAGCAACAAATCACCAACACTGGCCAGGCCACCGCCTATTATCACCAACTCAGGATTTATCAGGTTGACATAACCTGCAATTGCTATTCCCAGATAATAGCCAGCAGTCTGAAATATTTCAAGAGCAGTCTTATCACCATCATGCGCCCTTTCTGCCACTTCTGAGGCTTTAAGGGATGTGTCTACCCTACCCTCTAATTTTTCTCCTTCTACCATTTTGTGATATGCCGTAGCAATGGCCGGCCCTGATGATATAGCCTCAAGAGTGCCATCCATATCAAGGGTTGAAGAGAGCCAGTCTTCTTTTAATTTGACGTGTCCTATCTCTCCAGCAGCACAGTTACTCCCACGCCATAGTTTTCCCCTTATGATTATTCCAGAACCTATACCTGTACCAAGTGTAACACATATTATGGTATTGGCATCTTTACCGGCACCATACCAAAACTCTCCCAGTGTTGCAACCCGCACATCATTATCTATATATACAGGTATCTTAAATTCCTCCTGAAGAATCTCAACTACAGGGGTGCCCTTTAGAGCCGGGCAGTTACCCGCATATATAGCAACTCCCCTCTCGACATCCTGAAGCCCCGGTACTCCTACACCAATGCCGCACACATCATATCTTCCGAGCATATCCCTTATATTTGCCTTTAAAATATTCATGAACTCATCTCTGGGGGAAAATGCCGGTGTGGAAATGCGAAACTTGTTTTCTAAACTGCCGTCTTCATTTAAAATGGCGAAATTCATCTTTGTGCCGCCGATATCAACACCAATGGATTTTCTCATAGAAATCAAGACACCACCTAAAAATTTAATCGCATTTCCATCATCTCTTGGCAATGTACTTACGAATATCAAAGGCAACTGTAGCTATGATTATAATGCCCTTTACCACCTGCTGCCAGTATGCAGATACGCCAAGTATAACAAGCCCATTGTTCATTACCTCAAAAATCAGTACACCAGTAATTATACCCGGCACAGTTCCTATACCACCTGACTGTGAAACGCCGCCTATGGTGCACGCTGCAATTGCGTCAAGTTCATATGATAGACCATAGTTATTTGTTGCCCCACCAGTCCTGGCAGCAAGAAGAGCACCGGCAAGTCCGTAAAGGGCACCAGCAAGTGCATATACACTTATGAGAGTGCGGTTTATATTTACGCCTGAAACCATCGCGGCATTGGGATTACCGCCGATAGCATATATATACTTGCCAAACGGTGTCTTATTAAGTATAAACCAAATAATACATGCCACAATAAGTGCAATTATTATAAGGTTGGGTATAGAGATTACAGAACCAGAAGCAAGCCTGGTAAAGTCATCCCTTAAACCGCCAATAGGTTGAGCGTTTGTATATATACATGCAATACCATATGCAATTACCATTGTACCCAATGTAGCTATAAAAGGAGGTAACTTTAAAAATGCTATAGTTACACCATTCAAAATTCCAATCACCAAACCAACACACACTGCAAGAAGTATTGGTATCCAGAGAGGGAGTTGAGGCAAATTCTCAAACATTTTATATGCATAATCTGGTCTCTGCAACATGCTGGCTGCTATACACGCTGTGAGTCCAACCACACGGCCTGCAGAGAGATCTACACCGTGAGTTATCAAAACTCCACCCTCTCCAAGGGCTATAATAACTCGAACCGAAGCTATTATTAGTATATTCCTCACATTATTTATAGAAAAAAAATTTTTATCTATCAAGCCTATCCCTATAAACAATGCAAAAAGTACCAAATAGATAGCATATCTGCTTGCTAAATCCCTTATAGCAAATCCTTTTGTCTTGTTTATTGTGCTCTCCATACTTTTTAAACCTCCTAAAATTAAGCAAGTTGAGTAGCATATCTCATTATAAGTTCCTCATTTGCCTCTCTTCCATCAACGAAGCCACTCACCCTTCCCTCACACATTATCATTATCCTATCGGACATACCAAGAAGTTCTGGCATCTCTGAAGATATCATAATTATGCCCTTCCCCTGTGTAGCAAGTTCTACCATTATGTTGTATATCTCATACTTAGCTCCTACGTCAATACCGCGGGTCGGCTCATCCAGAATGAATATCTCTGGTTCTGTAAACAGCCATCTCTCGAATATTACCTTCTGCTGGTTGCCACCAGATAGAAACTGTATTAGAGTCTTATGTGAAGGTGTCTTTATATTTAGTGTTTTTATACTGTCATCAACATCCCTTAATGCTTTTCTTTCATCTATGACAAATCTATAATTTACATATCTGTTCCAGCTGGTTATCAATATATTATCTGATACCGATAAAACAGGGAATATACCCATCTCTCTCCTGTCCTCTGTAACCAACGCAAGTTTATTTGACCTGGCTTCTATAGGATTTCTTATAGTAACCTCTCTTCCATTTATATATATATGACCGCTTGCAATACGACGAATACCAAATATCGCCTCCATAAGTTCTGTCCTTTGAGCCCCTACGAGCCCTCCAACACCCAGTATTTCTCCTCGCCTAAGTTCAAATGAGACATTCTTGAAGGATTTTGGATTTATAGATGTCAAATTTTCAACCTTTAAAATCACATCACCTGGTACATTATATCTTTCAGGGAATCTGTTGGTAAGTTCCCTACCTACCATTCTGGATATCACCATATCCATAGTAAGCTCATCGGTCTGCCATGTACCTATATAGTGCCCATCTCGCATTATAGTTACCTCATCTGTCACTTTAAAGATTTCTTCAAGTCTGTGAGAGATATATATAATGGCAACACCTTGCTCTTTTAATTTAAGAATTATATTAAAAAGCTGTTCAACTTCATTTTCTGTAAGGGATGAGGTTGGTTCATCCATCACAATCACCCTGGCATTGTAAGAAACAGCCTTGGCAATTTCCATCATCTGTACCTGAGATACCGACAGTGTAGTAACAAGGGCCTTTGGGTCTATATTAATATTAAGCTCATCGAAAAGAGCTTTTGTGTCCTCATACATCTTTTTGTCGTCTATAACCCTTATCCCTGCATAGTTTTTTACAGGATACCTCCTCAACCATATATTTTCCATTACTGTCATGTAGGGAATAGGATTGAGTTCCTGCTGTATCATCGATATCCCATTTGCCAGTGCCTCTCTTGGATTTTTAAATAAAACCTTCTCACCATCAAAAACTATCTCTCCTGTATCATATATATAGATACCAAAGAGGCACTTCATAAGAGTGGACTTGCCAGCACCGTTTTCACCTACCAGAGCATGAACAGAACCGGGCCTTACTTTTAATGTGACATTATTTAAGGCCTGTACGCCCGGAAAACTTTTTGAGATATTTCTCATCTCTAAAATATATTCATTAGGCATATCTTCACCTCTCTGTTATATCAGCAACAGTATATATGTTACAGGATTCAGAGAACCTCACGATTCCCTGAATCCTCTCAATACAAGTCTTATTTTTTAAACTCGCCCATGTTCTCTTTTGTGACAGGCTTATATGGCACCCACAGATATTTACCGTCAGTAATCCCTTGAACCACCTTTGTCGGATCCTCTCCTTTGGCAAGGGCATAGCTTATGTCAAATATCCCTTTTGCCTGACCTTCCGAATCGTTGAGTACTGTTCCCAAAAGTTGTCCTGCGGCAAGAGCGTCCAACGCTGGGGCAGTAGCATCAACCCCCACTACAGGTATAAACTTATCTCCCTGGAAGTAACCAGCTGCCTTCAGTGCCTCTATGGCGCCAAGGGCCATATCGTCATTATTGGATAAAACAGCCTCTATTTTGTCGCCATAAGCAGCAAGCCAGGCTGCCATCTTTTCCTGTCCCTGTGCTCTTTGCCAGTTTGCTGTATCTTTTGCAAGTTCTTCAAGTTTTATACCTGCATCCTGCAAGGCTTTTACCGAGTATTCGGATCTTAGTATAGCATCCTGATGCCCCGGTTCACCCTGTAGCATCACATACTGCATAACACCATCTTTGTTTTTGTCAGCTTCTGGATGGCTCTTCCAATAATCGGCAAGTATCTGCCCCTGAATTGTACCTGATTCTTCTGCTTTTGCACCCACATAGTAAACCTTATCCCACTTCTGAAGATCTTCTTTTACAGGCTCACGGTTGAAGAATACTACAGGAATATTTGCCTGCTTTGCCTTGTCAATAATTACAGAGGCAGATGTACGGTCTACCATGTTTACAGCAAGCACATTGTAACCCTGGGTTATAAAGGTATCTATCTGGTCATTCTGCGTTGCCTGCTGGCCCTGTCCATCAACAGCATTAATCGTTATCTTTTCACCTGTCTCCTGGCTCTTGGCTGCTGCATCTCTTTCTATTGCCTCACGTACTGTAGAGATGAACGTATCATCAAACTTATAGAGAGCTACGCCTATCTTTATTTCCTTATTTGACTGTTCGCTGTTTCCATTGCTCTGTGTCGTATTAGAATTGCTTCCTGTATTGCTTGAACCACCACATCCTGCAATCGCACCCACAATCAATACCAATACAGCTACTACAGCAGCAAGTCTTTTAAGTTGCTTAATATTCATTTCCTTACCTCCTCAAAAGATAATTTTGACAGAATAATATTGTTGCCATAAATTCCCGGTGACATCTTATTTATTAACTATAACACCCCCTTTTAACTAATTAAATTTTAATAATTTTATGTAAAAATATATAAAATTTATTCCAGTTTGTTGATTATAACATCATCCAGGAGATCGTTTACATCTTTTTTATATACAAGGCCAGTGGCCTCTGTCATAGCGTTAGCAGCCGATATTGCAACCGCAAACCTGATTGTCTCCACCTCACCATAACCCTTGTTTATCCCTACGGCCAAGCCAGCTGTCATGGCATCACCACTTCCTACAGCGTTCTTAACTTTTACCTCTGGAGGAATATATCTATAGACATCATCCTTTGTTGCCACATAGCCACCTTCTACTCCTAATGTAATTGCAGCCATTTCAATTCCGTCTCCAATAAACGTTTTCATAAGGGCTATAATATCTTTCTCATCTTTAATCTTTTTACCGTAGATGTCTTCTGCCTCATATCTGTTTGGCTTTATGACCGTTGGCCTTGCCTTTAGCCCTTCTTTTAAATATTTTCCGCTGGTGTCTAAAATAACTTTCTTGTCTCTGTCTTTAGCAAGTTTGATAAGCTCAGCATAAAAATTGTCACTTATCCCCTTCGGCATACTGCCTGATATTGTAACTACATCGCACCTATCCAAGAGCGATATATATTTATCCTTGAATTTTTCTTGATATATCATATTGAGGAGGGGGCCGGGTTCCAGGAGCTCTGTCTGGACCCCGGTGGTTTTATTTATTATGTTTATACATGTCCTCGTCTCACCGTCAACCTCTACAAAGTCATGCTTAATACCCTCTTTATCAAGTTCACTTTTTATAAATTCTCCTGAATATCCTCCGACAAAGCCAGTAGCTATGACATCCTCCCCCAGTGATTTTACTACCCTGGCCACATTTAGGCCCTTGCCGCCTGCTGTGGCAAAGACCTCTTCTACCCTCTGGACCTTGCCAACCTCAAAGCTGTTAATTATATAGGCTTTATCTATGGATGTATTTAACGTAACAGTTAAGATCATTCAGCCATCTTCCTCTTAAAGAGATTTATCACATCTACAGGTGTTGGATCTATTCCCCTATATACCGGTGTATAAAGAGTAACAAAGTCTCCCAAATATATGAGCGAGAACATCCTGGCAAGCCTGTTATCGCCCCTGGCATAGACCTCTCTAACACCCCCCATCCTGTCTCTTAATATGGATGCCGTTATGTCCTTCCTCTTTTTTATCTTCTTGCTGTCAAGCTCATCATCTCTTAACATTATAAGGTAGAGTTTTTTTATCTCGCTTTCTGGCATATCCCAGCCCACTGCCTCATCATGGTGAAGGTTTGGTATGACATTGTAAAAGCCCATGAGTTTGCTGTTTTCACCAAACTGATTTTTCCACCGCCAGGCCACTGAGTCATAAAAGTCCAGTGAACCATATATCAGCGGTATGTGTCCGTAAATCTCCATTGCTATCTGCTTTGCCAGGTTTTTCTCTATTGGTACTTCTGCACCATACTCCTTCTTTAATTCACCGAAAAGGTCTATCAGGCTTTTGAGATCTTCTGTCTTATCCTCTATAAGACCTAACTTATTAAGGATTATTACCATTGGTACAAATATATAGCCAATATCCCTGCGTGGATGGCCTATATCATATGGTACCAGAAGACATGGTACGTTGTCTCTTTCACACCTTTCCTTTAATTGGCCCCCCGCTGTTATGGCAATTATGTGAGCTCCTGTTGATACGGCCTGGCCATATGCACTGAGTGTCTCCTCTGTGTTGCCGGAGTGAGACACCACTAAGACCAATGAATTTTCATCTACAAAGGAAGGGATATTGTACCCTTGATTCACTATCACCGGTGCCCTTAGTTCGTCAAAAAGGTATGACCTCAAGAAGCCACCTGCTACAGAAGACCCCCCACCCGTTCCAAGTATCACCACTTCATCTATTTTGCCATTAAGCTTCTTTACATCAAATGCTTCAGCTAAGTCTATAGCTTCCTTAAATTGCTTGTCATACTCCTCGGTGAACTTTATGGAGCCCATGGTATCAATTTCTCTTATTTTATTTGCATCATTTAAATCAACTGTCATTGTTCTTCCTCCTCATGCCCTATTTTTACATCCAGCTAAACTTATCTTATGCTTGGCAACCTCTTTTGCCGCTTCAATAGCAGGTGTAAAGTACTTTCTTGGGTCGCTTTCTTCTGGGTGTTCCTCAAGATATTTTTTCATAGCCTTAACAAAGGCAATCTTTATATCTGTGGCTATGTTTATCTTGTTTATCCCGTACTCCACCGCCTTAGCAATCATGTCATCTGGTACATCGGACGCGCCGTGGAGCACCAGCGGTATGCTGACTCTCTTTTTTATCTCTTTTAGCCTATCATAGTCCAGCCTTGGTGTACCTTTATAAAGCCCATGGGCAGTGCCTATAGCTACCGCCAGTGAATCAATCCCTGTCTTTTCTGCAAATTCTGCTGCCAGATCTGGGTTGGTAAGAGATGATTCATATTCACTCACATTCAAGTCATCTTCAGCCCCTACAAGCCGCCCCAGTTCCGCTTCAACCTGAACCCCTCTTGGGTGTGCATACTCCACCACTTTTCTTACTGCAGCAACATTCTCGTCAAAGGGAAGCTTAGAACCATCAATCATTACTGATGTATACCCTGAGTCTATGCATCTGACAATGAGATCATAGTCCTCCGCATGGTCGAGGTGGAGCACCACCGGTATATCGTTTTCTTTCGAGGCAACATCTGCCATAGCGTGTAGATAGGAAAGGCCTGCATATTTTACCGTGCCCGGCGTGGTCTGGAGTATCACCGGTGATTTCAACTCACTGGCTGCTTCCACCACAGCCTTTAAGGTCTCCAGGTTATGAATGTTAAACGCCGCTACAGCATAATTTGTTTCCTTAGCGTTTTCAAGTAAATCTTTCGATGAAATAAGTCCCATTCAATCATCTCCTGACTATATTACTTCTTTTAATACCATGTTGGCAGCGCCCTTTAGAGTAGCCTCATCTCCCAGCTTTGAGAAGACTATATTCCCTGACCCATAGCAGCTCTCCAGAGACCTTTCCTCCACTGTCTCTATCATCTTTTCTTCTATCAGGTCCCTTGCTTCTGTTATACCTCCCCCTATGACCACCAGCTCAGGGTTAAATATATTAAATATATTGGCTATACCTATGCCAAGGTATCTGGCCTCCTGGTCCATAATGGAGAGGGCCAGGCCGTCTCCTTCCCTCGCTGCAGTATATATATCAGAAGGTGCTATTTCATCTATATTCCTGGCTTCATCAGCCAAGTGGGAATATTGACCTTCTTTAATCGCTTTAATAAACCTCTGGGTGAGGGCATGTTCTGAAGCTAAAGCCTCAAAACAGCCATAATTACCACAGCTACACCTGGGTCCTGATATATCTATTGTGGTATGGCCAACCTCACCGGCACTGTCGTTTATCCCTCTGTATAGGCTCCCGTCGAGCACTATAGCAGACCCAAGGCCGTATCCCACCTTTAAAAAGACCATATTATTGACATCCTTGCCAGAACCGTACCAGTATTCACCCAGTGCCATGGCCCTGACATCGTTTTCAACAAAGACCGGGATATCATACTTTTCTTCAATTATAGATTTTATGGGGACGTTTCTCCAGCCAAGGTTTGGTGCAAAGAGTGATATACCCTCTCTCGACTTGGCCGGACCATGTACAATAACACCTATCCCCTCAATCTCCCTGTCAGACTTATCCATGAGCTTTGAGATAAACTCCTTAGCTCTATCGATTACCCAGTCTCTATCCCCGGAAACCGGAATACCTTCAGACAGTTTATCCTTAACATTTATCTCCACATCGGTAAGGTAAGCATTTATCTTGTTAGAGCTTATGTGCACCACAATTATGTTAAATGCCTCAGGGTTTATCTTTAACAGCACCGGTGGCCTCCCACCGCTGGATTCCCCCATCATATATTCAAAGATAAGCTCTGACTCCAGGAGCCTGTTTGTGATATTTGTTACAGTTGGAGGAGTGAGGTTGGTAAGTTTAGCTATATCAGACCTGGAAATAGGCCCCCTTTCCCTTATTACGTTTAATATCAGGGATTCATTCATACCTTTTAATAATTTGTAGCTTACCGGAATTAAATTGTCCATATGTCTGCTCACTTTCTTAAATCTTTTAACTAAGTCTATATTATATATACGACATAAAACTCAAAAATCCTTCTTTACACATAAAACTTTTTTAAAATATTTTACTAAATCGGGAGCTATTTCTGCAGCAAGGGCTTTTTCCACATCTTCGGTAAGGGT
This genomic window from Calorimonas adulescens contains:
- a CDS encoding iron-containing alcohol dehydrogenase translates to MDLFNSFSFELPTRIEYGVDSLTKLGEICVSLGIRRPVVITDRGIMNTDIPDRVEGILGKSDVESVFFDGIEPNPKDRNVMEGARISADFKADGLIALGGGSVIDAAKSIGVVLTNGGDIKEYQGKGKVKNPVPPLVTVPTTAGTGSEITFSSVITDTERNFKFTVKSPLIAAKVALVDPGLTVSMPPSVTASTGVDALTHAVEAYSATCHEPISDALALHAVSLIHKYIKRTVENGSDMEAREGMMMGSLLAGLAFSHSDVASVHCIAEALGGMYDLPHGVCNSVMLPYVMEYNMPYARHRYDDIARAMGFSGDDAAAMAVDWIKNLNREIGIPEFKDLGIRMEDLEIIAEKSAINISTDSNPRPMEKEDYLMVLNMALK
- a CDS encoding ROK family protein translates to MRKSIGVDIGGTKMNFAILNEDGSLENKFRISTPAFSPRDEFMNILKANIRDMLGRYDVCGIGVGVPGLQDVERGVAIYAGNCPALKGTPVVEILQEEFKIPVYIDNDVRVATLGEFWYGAGKDANTIICVTLGTGIGSGIIIRGKLWRGSNCAAGEIGHVKLKEDWLSSTLDMDGTLEAISSGPAIATAYHKMVEGEKLEGRVDTSLKASEVAERAHDGDKTALEIFQTAGYYLGIAIAGYVNLINPELVIIGGGLASVGDLLLKPAFEAYQRYALDVSKQVCRITMAQLGNDAGVVGAGAMVFHYLDGDKFWL
- the mglC gene encoding galactose/methyl galactoside ABC transporter permease MglC → MESTINKTKGFAIRDLASRYAIYLVLFALFIGIGLIDKNFFSINNVRNILIIASVRVIIALGEGGVLITHGVDLSAGRVVGLTACIAASMLQRPDYAYKMFENLPQLPLWIPILLAVCVGLVIGILNGVTIAFLKLPPFIATLGTMVIAYGIACIYTNAQPIGGLRDDFTRLASGSVISIPNLIIIALIVACIIWFILNKTPFGKYIYAIGGNPNAAMVSGVNINRTLISVYALAGALYGLAGALLAARTGGATNNYGLSYELDAIAACTIGGVSQSGGIGTVPGIITGVLIFEVMNNGLVILGVSAYWQQVVKGIIIIATVAFDIRKYIAKR
- a CDS encoding sugar ABC transporter ATP-binding protein; protein product: MPNEYILEMRNISKSFPGVQALNNVTLKVRPGSVHALVGENGAGKSTLMKCLFGIYIYDTGEIVFDGEKVLFKNPREALANGISMIQQELNPIPYMTVMENIWLRRYPVKNYAGIRVIDDKKMYEDTKALFDELNINIDPKALVTTLSVSQVQMMEIAKAVSYNARVIVMDEPTSSLTENEVEQLFNIILKLKEQGVAIIYISHRLEEIFKVTDEVTIMRDGHYIGTWQTDELTMDMVISRMVGRELTNRFPERYNVPGDVILKVENLTSINPKSFKNVSFELRRGEILGVGGLVGAQRTELMEAIFGIRRIASGHIYINGREVTIRNPIEARSNKLALVTEDRREMGIFPVLSVSDNILITSWNRYVNYRFVIDERKALRDVDDSIKTLNIKTPSHKTLIQFLSGGNQQKVIFERWLFTEPEIFILDEPTRGIDVGAKYEIYNIMVELATQGKGIIMISSEMPELLGMSDRIMIMCEGRVSGFVDGREANEELIMRYATQLA
- a CDS encoding galactose ABC transporter substrate-binding protein, translating into MNIKQLKRLAAVVAVLVLIVGAIAGCGGSSNTGSNSNTTQSNGNSEQSNKEIKIGVALYKFDDTFISTVREAIERDAAAKSQETGEKITINAVDGQGQQATQNDQIDTFITQGYNVLAVNMVDRTSASVIIDKAKQANIPVVFFNREPVKEDLQKWDKVYYVGAKAEESGTIQGQILADYWKSHPEADKNKDGVMQYVMLQGEPGHQDAILRSEYSVKALQDAGIKLEELAKDTANWQRAQGQEKMAAWLAAYGDKIEAVLSNNDDMALGAIEALKAAGYFQGDKFIPVVGVDATAPALDALAAGQLLGTVLNDSEGQAKGIFDISYALAKGEDPTKVVQGITDGKYLWVPYKPVTKENMGEFKK
- the pfkB gene encoding 1-phosphofructokinase; this encodes MILTVTLNTSIDKAYIINSFEVGKVQRVEEVFATAGGKGLNVARVVKSLGEDVIATGFVGGYSGEFIKSELDKEGIKHDFVEVDGETRTCINIINKTTGVQTELLEPGPLLNMIYQEKFKDKYISLLDRCDVVTISGSMPKGISDNFYAELIKLAKDRDKKVILDTSGKYLKEGLKARPTVIKPNRYEAEDIYGKKIKDEKDIIALMKTFIGDGIEMAAITLGVEGGYVATKDDVYRYIPPEVKVKNAVGSGDAMTAGLAVGINKGYGEVETIRFAVAISAANAMTEATGLVYKKDVNDLLDDVIINKLE
- a CDS encoding bifunctional phosphoglucose/phosphomannose isomerase; the protein is MTVDLNDANKIREIDTMGSIKFTEEYDKQFKEAIDLAEAFDVKKLNGKIDEVVILGTGGGSSVAGGFLRSYLFDELRAPVIVNQGYNIPSFVDENSLVLVVSHSGNTEETLSAYGQAVSTGAHIIAITAGGQLKERCERDNVPCLLVPYDIGHPRRDIGYIFVPMVIILNKLGLIEDKTEDLKSLIDLFGELKKEYGAEVPIEKNLAKQIAMEIYGHIPLIYGSLDFYDSVAWRWKNQFGENSKLMGFYNVIPNLHHDEAVGWDMPESEIKKLYLIMLRDDELDSKKIKKRKDITASILRDRMGGVREVYARGDNRLARMFSLIYLGDFVTLYTPVYRGIDPTPVDVINLFKRKMAE
- the fba gene encoding class II fructose-1,6-bisphosphate aldolase produces the protein MGLISSKDLLENAKETNYAVAAFNIHNLETLKAVVEAASELKSPVILQTTPGTVKYAGLSYLHAMADVASKENDIPVVLHLDHAEDYDLIVRCIDSGYTSVMIDGSKLPFDENVAAVRKVVEYAHPRGVQVEAELGRLVGAEDDLNVSEYESSLTNPDLAAEFAEKTGIDSLAVAIGTAHGLYKGTPRLDYDRLKEIKKRVSIPLVLHGASDVPDDMIAKAVEYGINKINIATDIKIAFVKAMKKYLEEHPEESDPRKYFTPAIEAAKEVAKHKISLAGCKNRA
- a CDS encoding ROK family transcriptional regulator — translated: MDNLIPVSYKLLKGMNESLILNVIRERGPISRSDIAKLTNLTPPTVTNITNRLLESELIFEYMMGESSGGRPPVLLKINPEAFNIIVVHISSNKINAYLTDVEINVKDKLSEGIPVSGDRDWVIDRAKEFISKLMDKSDREIEGIGVIVHGPAKSREGISLFAPNLGWRNVPIKSIIEEKYDIPVFVENDVRAMALGEYWYGSGKDVNNMVFLKVGYGLGSAIVLDGSLYRGINDSAGEVGHTTIDISGPRCSCGNYGCFEALASEHALTQRFIKAIKEGQYSHLADEARNIDEIAPSDIYTAAREGDGLALSIMDQEARYLGIGIANIFNIFNPELVVIGGGITEARDLIEEKMIETVEERSLESCYGSGNIVFSKLGDEATLKGAANMVLKEVI